Proteins from a single region of Dehalococcoidia bacterium:
- a CDS encoding 20S proteasome subunit A/B, giving the protein MTYCLAIKVDEGMVFASDSRTNAGLDDYNSYSKMFTYSVGDRCVVLLTSGNLSTSQNVFHRLETDLENPKDELNLNTCNDLEEMANYIGKLSVEYAEKNIENINQGDVNFSSFFILGGQIKGQRQKAFLIYPEGNYILCSEDSPYFQIGETKYGKPILDRVIQKETSLGDAARAALVSIDSTMRSDLTVGPPIDFVVYKNNNINLDLKDKLRLDTPYFMNLSDIWHEKIISSFKDLPSFHWEE; this is encoded by the coding sequence ATGACTTATTGTTTAGCTATAAAAGTAGATGAAGGAATGGTATTTGCATCTGATTCTAGAACTAATGCAGGATTAGATGATTATAATTCTTATTCTAAAATGTTTACCTACAGTGTCGGTGATAGATGTGTAGTTTTACTTACATCTGGAAATTTATCAACTTCTCAAAATGTCTTTCATAGATTAGAAACGGATTTAGAAAATCCTAAAGATGAATTAAATTTGAATACTTGTAATGATCTTGAAGAAATGGCAAATTATATTGGTAAATTATCAGTCGAATATGCTGAAAAAAATATTGAAAATATTAATCAAGGAGATGTAAATTTTTCCTCATTTTTCATACTTGGAGGTCAAATTAAGGGGCAAAGACAAAAAGCTTTTTTGATTTATCCAGAAGGAAATTATATATTATGCTCTGAAGATAGCCCTTATTTCCAAATAGGAGAAACAAAATATGGAAAACCAATATTAGACAGAGTAATTCAAAAAGAAACCTCTTTGGGCGATGCTGCTCGGGCAGCTTTAGTTTCAATAGACTCTACAATGAGAAGTGATCTTACTGTAGGCCCACCAATTGATTTTGTTGTTTACAAAAATAATAATATAAATCTTGATTTGAAAGATAAACTTAGGTTGGATACACCATATTTTATGAATCTTTCAGATATTTGGCATGAAAAAATCATTTCATCATTCAAAGATTTACCCAGTTTTCATTGGGAAGAATAG
- a CDS encoding circularly permuted type 2 ATP-grasp protein, with amino-acid sequence MIDLEKYSSNGSFDEFITDKKKFRSNRSKIFEYLESLSKDELNDVIAAKDNAIRSMGITFRVYGEKNTIQDKLWPLDFIPRIILMSEWKKISEGLIQRXKALNMFIEDCYNEQSFLNSGFMDPKLILNSPSYLXECEGMKLKYSAWAHICGTDLVRDKDGKFYVLEDNLRVPSGVSYMIENRMVMKRVXPELFSDYGVLPVDEYNSKLYSTLASLSESSNPEIVLLTPGVYNSAYFEHSYLAQQLGIELVEGSDLVIGKDGYLYKKTISGLVKVDVVYRRINDDFLDPLAWNKNSTLGVPGLIKAWQEKKVIIVNAPGSGIADDKAIYSFVPDMIKFYLNEKPILNNIKTYLCSNEDDQNFVLENIKDLVIKPVNESGGYGIVIGRNASNNLIKKTIKKIKENPRNFVAQPFITLSTGPTYMSGDIDSRYMDLRPFILSGKNDYVSLGGLTRVALKKGSYIVNSSQGGGSKDTWIVNK; translated from the coding sequence TTGATAGACCTTGAGAAATATTCATCAAACGGCTCATTTGATGAATTTATAACTGACAAAAAAAAATTTAGATCAAACAGGTCTAAAATATTTGAGTACCTCGAATCACTATCAAAAGATGAATTAAATGATGTAATTGCTGCAAAAGATAATGCTATTAGGTCTATGGGTATTACATTTAGAGTATATGGTGAGAAAAATACTATTCAAGATAAACTCTGGCCTTTAGATTTTATACCTAGAATTATCTTAATGTCAGAGTGGAAGAAAATTTCTGAAGGATTAATTCAAAGATGNAAAGCTCTAAATATGTTTATAGAAGATTGCTATAATGAACAATCCTTCTTGAATTCAGGATTTATGGATCCTAAGCTTATATTAAATTCTCCTTCATATCTNAANGAATGTGAAGGAATGAAATTAAAGTATTCTGCATGGGCTCACATTTGTGGGACCGATTTAGTTAGAGATAAAGATGGAAAATTTTATGTACTTGAAGATAACCTAAGAGTTCCATCTGGTGTTTCATACATGATTGAAAATAGAATGGTCATGAAAAGAGTTTTNCCTGAATTATTCAGTGACTATGGTGTTTTACCTGTAGATGAATATAATTCAAAGCTATATTCAACTTTAGCTTCACTCTCAGAATCTAGTAATCCTGAAATAGTACTGCTTACTCCCGGTGTTTATAATTCAGCTTATTTTGAACATTCTTATCTAGCACAGCAATTGGGAATCGAACTAGTTGAAGGATCTGATTTAGTAATAGGAAAAGATGGTTATTTATACAAAAAGACAATAAGTGGATTAGTAAAAGTTGATGTAGTTTACAGAAGAATAAATGATGATTTTTTAGATCCCCTAGCATGGAATAAAAATTCAACTTTGGGAGTACCTGGTTTAATTAAAGCTTGGCAAGAAAAAAAAGTTATCATAGTTAATGCGCCTGGGTCAGGTATTGCTGATGATAAGGCAATATACTCTTTTGTACCTGATATGATTAAGTTTTATTTAAATGAAAAGCCTATATTGAATAATATAAAAACTTACCTTTGTTCAAATGAAGATGATCAAAACTTTGTATTAGAAAACATTAAAGATCTTGTCATAAAACCAGTAAACGAATCTGGCGGATACGGAATAGTGATAGGAAGAAATGCTAGTAATAACCTAATCAAAAAAACTATTAAAAAAATTAAAGAAAATCCTAGAAACTTCGTAGCTCAACCTTTTATAACATTGTCAACTGGACCAACTTATATGTCCGGTGACATAGATTCACGCTACATGGACTTAAGACCTTTTATTTTATCAGGTAAAAATGACTATGTTTCTCTTGGAGGTCTAACTAGAGTTGCCTTAAAGAAGGGATCATATATAGTTAATTCTTCACAAGGTGGAGGAAGTAAAGACACCTGGATAGTAAATAAATAA
- a CDS encoding alpha-E domain-containing protein — protein sequence MLSSDAEHFYWLSRYAERAENTARLVNVNVELMLDFPGDKSQAWKPVIEITGMEDSFSKKNSSYNENVVINFLTFDKNNPNSILSSLASAQYNSKPIRDNLPRASSEQLSFLINNFIEVSKSKSNRKRSSIISSVISNIQLFFGIISDNFVMGTEYQFIKLGRFIERADMISRIVDAQCIKDEIFVLGEEYPTIQWTSILRSLSAYEAYRISQGTISKGEIINFLIKNEHFPKSIVKCLGNVQEAINNLPNNKELRISIDQIRNTIINSDVDKYSNNRLHDFIDNLQKNLLDLDMEISKNYF from the coding sequence ATGCTTAGTAGTGATGCAGAACATTTTTATTGGTTATCAAGATATGCAGAGAGAGCAGAAAATACAGCAAGATTAGTAAATGTAAACGTTGAACTAATGTTGGATTTCCCAGGAGATAAATCTCAAGCTTGGAAACCAGTTATTGAAATTACTGGAATGGAAGATTCTTTTTCAAAAAAAAATTCTTCCTATAATGAAAATGTTGTAATTAATTTTCTTACGTTTGATAAAAATAATCCTAACTCAATACTTTCAAGTTTAGCTAGTGCGCAATACAACTCGAAGCCTATTAGAGATAACTTACCACGAGCTTCAAGTGAACAATTGAGTTTTCTTATAAATAACTTTATAGAAGTATCTAAATCAAAATCTAATAGAAAAAGAAGCAGCATAATTTCAAGTGTCATATCAAATATTCAACTTTTTTTTGGTATTATTTCAGATAATTTTGTAATGGGAACAGAATATCAATTTATAAAGTTAGGTAGGTTTATTGAAAGAGCTGATATGATCTCAAGGATTGTAGATGCTCAATGTATAAAGGATGAAATTTTTGTTTTAGGCGAAGAATATCCCACTATTCAGTGGACAAGTATACTTAGATCTTTGTCTGCTTATGAAGCATACAGGATTTCTCAAGGAACAATTTCAAAAGGAGAAATTATAAATTTCTTAATAAAGAATGAACATTTTCCAAAATCAATTGTAAAATGCTTAGGCAATGTTCAAGAAGCAATTAATAATCTACCAAATAACAAGGAGCTTAGAATTTCTATCGATCAAATTAGAAATACAATAATAAATTCTGATGTAGATAAATATTCAAATAACAGACTTCATGACTTCATAGATAATCTTCAGAAAAACCTTTTAGATTTAGATATGGAAATATCAAAGAATTATTTCTAA
- a CDS encoding YbaN family protein, whose translation MEDKKSKYLIIRILLIILGSIFVAIGAIGILVPGLPTTPFMILAAACYIRSSNKLYNWLIKNKLFGKHIKNIREGKGIPIRVKIFAQVMMTTFIFLAIIPFSPISVPNLFIKIIIFLAGLTSFWYVAYRVPTLKE comes from the coding sequence TTGGAAGATAAAAAAAGTAAATATCTTATAATTAGAATTCTGTTAATTATACTCGGAAGTATTTTTGTGGCTATAGGTGCTATAGGAATACTTGTTCCTGGTTTGCCTACTACACCTTTTATGATTTTAGCTGCAGCTTGCTATATAAGATCATCTAATAAACTATACAATTGGCTGATAAAAAATAAATTATTTGGAAAACATATAAAAAACATAAGAGAAGGAAAAGGTATTCCAATAAGAGTTAAAATATTTGCTCAAGTTATGATGACTACTTTCATTTTTCTTGCAATTATTCCTTTTTCTCCAATATCAGTTCCCAATTTATTTATCAAAATAATAATTTTTCTAGCAGGTCTTACTAGCTTTTGGTATGTAGCTTATAGAGTACCAACATTGAAAGAATAA
- a CDS encoding alpha/beta fold hydrolase, with amino-acid sequence MSGESIISSWWIPNNKDKTILILHGLRSQKDDEYILNFIREFHNLGYSIIAIDFRNHGDSSKGNFTFGVDEINDVYNTIEFYNSYKNIEEIGIWGFSYGATTANLAAINNELKNNNSARIVGVFSDSPYFSLTDLISSQISRRTPLNEFMSDLLKPGILLFTNIFYNFDFNSVENTYIEGSKVSIPTKIIGCTGDQTVPIDQSINASNTLGQLSSFVEFSNCLEHGDAFISDPEKYLSEFKTHFDKAFQSEAFNKNNENIISDFNNYPQIDNSNYILDKIDIDRKFDNPWAIEILNTTQAIISEKKGELTLVNFEEKTARNIDHNIPSVQVGQGGLLDIVIHEQFLYASFSKKNDKEEYTTAIGRGILSEDYSKISEFEIIFEALPYFKETVHFGSRLIIQDDYLYASIGERGKGVVAQELDSHAGSIIRINLDGTIPNNPFSDESNLDEIYMIGLRNPQGMAINENGDIYITNHGAKGGDFLGLIFSGGNYGWNKIGWGGKNYSGTNIGSGKSFLEDYNIPLISWVPSIAPSDLIFYKGEEFPNWNGKILVSSLKFKLIVSLEIKDNSISQKEIILKDKIGRIRDIEVNSKGEIFIITDEKNSYIWKLRSSK; translated from the coding sequence GTGTCTGGTGAAAGTATTATTTCTTCTTGGTGGATTCCAAATAATAAAGATAAAACTATCCTTATCCTCCATGGTCTCAGAAGTCAAAAAGATGATGAATACATATTAAATTTTATTAGAGAATTTCATAATCTTGGCTATTCTATAATAGCAATAGATTTTAGGAACCACGGAGATTCAAGTAAAGGAAATTTTACTTTTGGAGTTGATGAGATAAACGATGTTTATAATACAATTGAATTTTATAATTCCTATAAAAATATTGAAGAAATAGGAATATGGGGTTTTAGTTATGGTGCAACGACAGCTAACTTAGCTGCTATAAATAATGAATTAAAAAATAATAATTCAGCAAGAATTGTTGGAGTTTTCTCAGATTCTCCTTATTTTAGTCTTACAGACTTAATTAGTTCTCAAATTTCAAGGAGGACACCATTAAATGAATTTATGTCAGATTTATTAAAACCTGGAATATTATTATTTACAAACATTTTTTATAATTTTGATTTTAATTCAGTTGAAAATACTTATATAGAAGGTTCTAAAGTTAGTATACCTACAAAAATCATAGGTTGTACTGGAGATCAAACAGTTCCTATAGACCAATCAATTAATGCAAGTAATACTTTAGGTCAATTGAGTAGTTTTGTGGAATTTAGTAATTGTTTAGAACATGGGGATGCTTTTATAAGTGACCCAGAAAAGTATCTTAGTGAATTTAAAACTCATTTTGATAAAGCTTTTCAATCAGAAGCTTTTAATAAGAATAATGAAAATATAATTAGTGATTTCAACAATTATCCTCAAATTGATAATAGTAATTATATTCTTGACAAAATTGATATAGATAGAAAATTTGATAACCCATGGGCTATAGAAATTTTAAATACAACTCAAGCAATTATTTCTGAAAAAAAAGGTGAGTTGACTCTTGTTAATTTTGAGGAAAAAACTGCACGAAATATAGATCATAATATACCTTCTGTGCAAGTTGGTCAGGGTGGATTATTAGACATTGTTATCCATGAACAATTTTTATACGCTTCATTCAGTAAAAAAAATGATAAAGAAGAATATACTACAGCAATTGGAAGAGGAATATTATCAGAAGATTATTCTAAAATAAGTGAATTTGAAATTATATTTGAAGCACTCCCATATTTTAAAGAAACTGTTCATTTTGGTTCTAGATTAATAATTCAAGATGATTATTTATATGCATCAATAGGAGAAAGAGGAAAAGGTGTAGTGGCGCAAGAATTAGATTCACATGCAGGAAGCATAATTCGAATAAATCTTGATGGTACAATACCTAATAATCCATTTTCTGATGAATCAAATCTTGATGAAATATATATGATTGGTCTCAGAAATCCTCAAGGCATGGCAATAAATGAAAATGGTGATATTTATATAACTAACCATGGAGCAAAAGGAGGTGACTTTCTAGGATTAATTTTTTCAGGTGGAAATTATGGTTGGAATAAAATTGGCTGGGGTGGTAAAAATTATTCTGGAACAAATATAGGATCAGGGAAAAGTTTTTTAGAGGACTACAATATCCCCTTAATTTCATGGGTTCCATCAATAGCTCCAAGTGACCTTATCTTTTACAAAGGAGAAGAATTCCCTAATTGGAATGGAAAAATTCTTGTAAGTTCTCTTAAATTCAAATTAATAGTTAGTTTGGAAATAAAAGATAACTCGATCAGTCAAAAAGAAATAATACTAAAAGATAAAATAGGAAGAATAAGGGATATAGAAGTTAATTCTAAGGGGGAAATATTCATTATTACTGATGAAAAAAATTCATATATTTGGAAACTCCGCTCATCAAAATAA
- a CDS encoding DUF4174 domain-containing protein — MKIYILIILFLFSSCNQNEVFFDLENLEWENRLVIVFSDNDEFIQNQLDDLTKYSDEIVDRDLVILFSDNNEFFVSFDGFQSKEMINEVSYEKIFKRFFNNRNSRTLLLGKDGQIKIDTNKFIDSNKIFKEIDQMPMRIEEMKNR, encoded by the coding sequence ATGAAAATATATATTTTAATTATTCTATTCTTATTTTCCAGTTGTAATCAAAATGAAGTATTTTTTGATTTAGAAAACTTAGAGTGGGAAAATAGATTAGTAATTGTTTTTTCTGATAATGATGAATTCATTCAAAATCAGCTTGATGACCTAACTAAATATTCTGATGAAATAGTTGATAGGGATTTAGTAATTTTATTTTCTGATAATAATGAATTTTTTGTAAGTTTTGATGGATTTCAGTCTAAAGAAATGATTAATGAAGTTAGTTACGAAAAGATTTTTAAAAGATTTTTTAATAATCGAAACTCTCGGACTTTATTATTGGGTAAGGATGGCCAGATAAAAATTGATACTAATAAATTTATAGATTCAAATAAAATATTTAAAGAAATAGATCAAATGCCCATGAGAATAGAGGAAATGAAAAATAGATAA
- the menC gene encoding o-succinylbenzoate synthase translates to MNIDELSVYHVAMPLIDPWITSYGADYEIHSILLHSKSGNNEAWAETCGLELPTYSYESANSIYYNITEIFAKSIVGKNYETSEDINNELSVYKGNPFAKAGLDITWWMLKSNIEKKPLYELIGGTRKKVISGADFGVEDDIDTLISKIQIAVDKKTPRIKLKIKKGWDIDVLESVCSTFPNSVFHVDCNGGYTLDDLEFFKVIDKHGLAFIEQPLASDDLIDHSKLAKIIDTPICLDESINSVERAKQAIEIEACKFINIKPGRVGGITNSLEINKLAEESGIPVWVGGMLESALGVSICIALATLDNFTYPGDLFPSDRFYKNDLCKPENRYSSPYYFEPVSTNPIPDEDLLKKYTIKSKKIR, encoded by the coding sequence ATGAATATTGATGAGTTAAGTGTATATCATGTTGCAATGCCGTTAATTGACCCATGGATAACGTCTTACGGTGCAGACTATGAAATCCATTCAATATTGTTACATTCTAAATCTGGTAACAATGAGGCATGGGCTGAAACTTGTGGGCTAGAATTACCTACATATTCATACGAAAGTGCGAATTCTATTTACTATAATATTACTGAAATTTTTGCAAAATCTATTGTAGGTAAAAATTATGAAACTTCTGAGGATATAAATAACGAACTTAGTGTTTACAAGGGTAATCCTTTTGCAAAAGCAGGTCTAGATATTACATGGTGGATGTTGAAAAGTAATATAGAAAAAAAACCTCTTTATGAATTAATTGGGGGTACTAGAAAGAAAGTTATTTCAGGTGCAGATTTTGGAGTTGAAGATGATATAGATACTCTTATATCAAAGATTCAAATAGCTGTAGATAAGAAAACTCCAAGAATAAAATTAAAAATAAAAAAAGGTTGGGATATTGATGTTCTAGAATCAGTTTGTTCTACTTTTCCAAATTCTGTATTTCACGTTGATTGTAATGGGGGATATACATTAGATGATTTAGAATTTTTCAAAGTTATTGATAAACATGGTTTAGCTTTTATAGAACAACCTTTAGCTTCAGATGATCTAATTGATCATTCTAAATTAGCCAAAATTATAGATACACCTATTTGCCTTGATGAATCAATTAATAGTGTTGAAAGAGCTAAGCAGGCAATTGAAATAGAAGCATGTAAATTTATAAATATTAAACCCGGAAGGGTAGGAGGAATAACAAATTCTCTAGAGATAAATAAATTAGCAGAAGAATCAGGAATCCCCGTTTGGGTAGGAGGAATGCTGGAAAGTGCTTTAGGGGTTAGTATATGTATTGCTCTTGCAACTTTAGATAACTTTACTTATCCAGGAGATCTTTTTCCTTCAGATAGATTTTATAAAAATGATTTGTGTAAACCAGAAAATAGATATTCATCTCCATATTATTTTGAACCTGTGAGCACTAACCCAATACCGGATGAAGATTTACTAAAGAAATACACAATAAAATCAAAAAAAATCAGATAA
- a CDS encoding NAD(P)H-binding protein — protein MNKLFILGSSRGLGKEILKSAISKDYIIRALVRNNKNLCDSEKVKFYKGDATNIEDLRNSIGESEIIISSLNVMRKNIFPWSGIINSKNTVSEFIKNINILSKDLKIKRIITISAWGVGSSYKNIPFWFKYFIKGSNIKYPYLDHEKHEFELRKSQINWTIIRPTFLVNFGGYYNVMESDENYPKPNLFVSRKSLANFIINIINSNNHNKKIITVSKQ, from the coding sequence ATGAATAAATTATTTATTCTTGGATCAAGTAGAGGCTTAGGGAAAGAAATATTAAAAAGTGCAATTTCAAAAGATTATATTATTAGAGCATTGGTAAGAAATAACAAAAATCTTTGTGATTCAGAAAAAGTAAAGTTTTATAAAGGAGATGCTACAAATATTGAAGACCTTAGAAATTCAATTGGAGAATCTGAAATAATTATTTCTTCATTAAATGTAATGAGGAAAAATATTTTTCCTTGGAGTGGAATTATTAATTCAAAAAATACTGTTTCAGAATTTATAAAAAATATTAATATTTTAAGTAAAGATCTGAAAATAAAAAGAATAATAACAATATCTGCTTGGGGAGTAGGGAGTTCTTATAAAAATATTCCTTTTTGGTTTAAGTATTTTATTAAGGGTTCAAATATTAAATATCCCTATCTAGACCATGAAAAACATGAATTTGAATTAAGAAAATCTCAGATAAATTGGACAATAATTAGACCGACTTTTCTTGTTAATTTTGGAGGATATTATAACGTTATGGAATCCGATGAAAACTATCCCAAACCAAATTTATTTGTTAGCAGAAAATCTTTAGCTAATTTCATCATAAATATAATCAACTCAAATAATCATAATAAAAAGATAATTACTGTTTCAAAACAATGA
- the dgoD gene encoding galactonate dehydratase: MKITDVKILRMAAESHKTSVDGDTNNWLFVKIYTDEGIYGIGEGSLQYKDQSLESEILDFAKFLIDKDPFDIEFIWTSLYRRVTWTGGAVTMSAISAIDLALWDIKAKALDVPVYQLLGGKVREKIPVYANGWFEGLETPEEHAIAAKEIIDSGYKCLKFYPFIGKYNIENENIYKGIELVKAVREEVGKNIQIAVDIRARLDFGSALKVLNKLTPYDLAWVEEPVQFDNLDMLDKLSQKTTIPLSTGEQLYSRWDFQKLFENKSVSILQPDICHAGGLSELKKIATAAETHYLSVAPHNSNGPISTVASLHLDMSIPNCYKQEIFVSFLERYKKVLTNNIEIQDGFTSPPKGSGWGTDIDEDALTEFPPSKYTPVDSEPYTEFF, from the coding sequence ATGAAAATAACCGATGTAAAAATTTTAAGAATGGCTGCTGAATCTCATAAAACTTCTGTAGATGGAGACACTAATAACTGGCTTTTCGTGAAAATTTATACTGATGAAGGTATTTATGGAATTGGAGAAGGGAGTCTACAATACAAAGACCAATCGTTAGAATCTGAAATTTTGGATTTTGCTAAATTCCTAATTGATAAAGACCCTTTTGATATAGAATTTATTTGGACTTCCTTGTACAGAAGAGTTACTTGGACTGGCGGAGCAGTAACAATGAGTGCTATTAGTGCAATTGATCTTGCTCTTTGGGATATCAAAGCGAAAGCCTTAGATGTACCTGTATATCAATTATTAGGAGGTAAAGTCAGAGAAAAAATACCTGTATATGCTAATGGTTGGTTCGAAGGTTTAGAAACTCCTGAGGAACATGCTATTGCAGCAAAAGAAATTATTGATAGTGGGTATAAATGCTTAAAGTTTTATCCATTTATTGGCAAATACAATATTGAAAACGAAAATATATACAAGGGTATAGAGTTGGTGAAGGCTGTAAGAGAAGAAGTTGGTAAAAATATTCAAATAGCAGTAGATATTCGAGCCAGACTTGATTTTGGAAGCGCATTGAAAGTTCTAAATAAACTTACACCATATGATTTAGCTTGGGTTGAAGAACCTGTTCAGTTTGATAATCTAGATATGCTGGATAAGCTTTCTCAAAAAACTACAATTCCCTTGTCAACAGGAGAACAGCTATATAGTAGATGGGATTTTCAAAAATTATTTGAAAATAAGTCAGTATCAATACTACAACCTGATATATGTCATGCAGGTGGATTGAGTGAATTAAAGAAAATTGCTACCGCAGCAGAAACTCATTATCTAAGTGTTGCCCCTCATAATTCTAATGGACCTATTTCTACTGTTGCAAGTTTACATTTAGATATGAGCATTCCAAACTGCTATAAGCAAGAAATTTTTGTAAGCTTTCTTGAAAGATATAAAAAAGTTCTTACGAATAATATTGAGATTCAAGATGGATTTACTTCTCCTCCTAAAGGATCTGGTTGGGGAACAGATATTGATGAAGATGCATTAACTGAATTCCCTCCTTCAAAATATACACCAGTTGATTCAGAACCTTATACTGAATTTTTTTGA
- the glpD gene encoding glycerol-3-phosphate dehydrogenase: MQEFDLVVIGGGINGAGVARDASGRGLSVLLCEKDDLAQATSSSSTKLIHGGLRYLEFFHFNLVRESLREREILLNSMPHIIWPLRFILPHHNGLRPAWLLRLGLFLYDHIGGRKLLPATKKINLKNHESGNPLKKNFSVAFEYSDCWVEDSRMVILNAKDAKLKGATIKTHTSFENAKRKDDLWEITLRDNKTSIKKTIISKSIVNCAGPWVTNVIDEKLNEKNDIGMRLIKGSHIITKKLFKKNHNYIFQNSDGRIIFAIPYESDFTLIGTTDIEYEGDPGEVKCSLEEKKYLVESVSNYLSNPVSTDDIVHTYSGVRPLFNDNKTKAQNVTRDYVIKTNSQNRKAPLINVFGGKITTYRILAEKVMNELKPYFSNLEKKWTKNSNLPGGNFNPNEFDELVKEIMDKYKYLDKKWAIRLLRAYGKDSFDILNNSLKIEDLGINFGWNLTEKEILWMVENEFAETTEDILWRRSKLGLRFSHDQVKYLENWLKDNI, from the coding sequence ATGCAAGAGTTTGATCTAGTCGTTATAGGCGGTGGAATAAATGGTGCAGGAGTTGCTAGAGATGCATCTGGTAGAGGATTAAGTGTTTTACTTTGTGAAAAAGATGATCTCGCACAAGCTACTTCCTCATCATCTACAAAGTTAATACACGGTGGCTTAAGGTACCTAGAATTTTTTCATTTCAACTTAGTTAGAGAATCTCTCAGAGAACGCGAAATTTTACTAAATTCTATGCCTCATATTATATGGCCACTTAGATTCATACTTCCTCATCATAATGGCTTGAGGCCTGCTTGGCTTTTGAGACTAGGTTTATTTCTTTATGATCACATTGGAGGTAGGAAACTTCTACCTGCTACTAAAAAAATAAACCTAAAAAATCATGAAAGTGGTAATCCCTTGAAAAAGAATTTTTCTGTTGCATTTGAGTATTCGGATTGCTGGGTTGAAGATTCTAGAATGGTTATATTAAATGCAAAAGATGCAAAACTTAAGGGTGCAACTATAAAAACTCATACTTCCTTTGAGAATGCAAAAAGAAAAGACGATTTATGGGAAATAACCTTAAGAGATAATAAAACTAGTATTAAAAAAACTATCATATCAAAGTCTATTGTTAATTGTGCAGGCCCTTGGGTGACTAATGTAATTGATGAAAAACTCAATGAAAAAAATGACATTGGAATGAGATTGATTAAGGGAAGTCATATAATTACAAAAAAGCTTTTCAAAAAAAATCATAATTATATTTTTCAAAATTCTGATGGAAGAATTATATTTGCTATTCCTTATGAATCTGATTTTACTCTTATTGGAACTACTGATATTGAATATGAAGGTGATCCTGGTGAAGTAAAGTGTAGCTTAGAGGAAAAAAAATATTTAGTAGAGTCTGTTTCTAACTATTTAAGTAACCCCGTAAGTACTGATGATATAGTTCATACATACTCAGGAGTTAGACCATTATTTAATGATAATAAAACAAAAGCACAAAATGTAACGAGAGATTATGTTATAAAAACTAACTCTCAAAATAGAAAAGCACCTTTGATAAATGTATTTGGTGGAAAAATTACTACTTATAGAATTTTAGCTGAAAAAGTGATGAATGAATTAAAACCATACTTTAGTAATTTAGAAAAAAAATGGACAAAGAATTCTAATTTACCAGGTGGAAATTTTAATCCTAATGAGTTTGATGAATTAGTCAAAGAAATAATGGATAAATATAAATATTTAGATAAAAAATGGGCTATTAGATTGTTAAGAGCTTATGGCAAAGATAGCTTTGATATCTTGAATAATAGCTTGAAAATTGAAGATTTAGGTATTAATTTTGGTTGGAATTTAACTGAAAAAGAAATTTTATGGATGGTAGAAAATGAGTTTGCAGAAACTACTGAAGATATACTCTGGAGAAGATCAAAACTTGGCTTAAGATTTTCTCATGATCAAGTAAAATATTTAGAAAACTGGTTGAAAGATAATATCTAG